The following coding sequences are from one Rutidosis leptorrhynchoides isolate AG116_Rl617_1_P2 chromosome 11, CSIRO_AGI_Rlap_v1, whole genome shotgun sequence window:
- the LOC139877211 gene encoding uncharacterized protein, whose product MDQSRYCIQKEGTNCLNSHDLSSFGDSWEEQAFAEDAAGALGGGCCIWPPRSYTCSFCRREFRSAQALGGHMNVHRRDRARLKQINNSSPKNNIQVVVEPAASTSNLAADRCMLQNPTEICNPNFDLDHALFSSSSTTPNMVSILRPFTCSFGQEQLKSNNPPILSWPKFEPRKRFHIDDLDNHEKGYAAQVLEPNSISSKKDTLHREVCFTGNLNSRVRKRYETTVPIFKKNHDEHDGLIYKKRRIDDDNVQFFFFNNVNNNLVTGDENEPVVSLKCSPVSTLENLDLELRLGDRT is encoded by the coding sequence ATGGATCAATCAAGATATTGTATCCAAAAAGAAGGAACTAATTGTTTGAATTCACACGATTTATCGTCTTTTGGTGATTCGTGGGAAGAACAAGCATTCGCTGAAGATGCAGCTGGAGCACTTGGAGGTGGTTGTTGTATATGGCCTCCAAGATCATATACTTGTAGCTTTTGCAGACGTGAATTTCGGTCCGCTCAAGCTCTTGGTGGTCACATGAACGTTCATCGGAGAGATAGGGCTAGACTTAAGCAGATTAATAATTCTAGTCCCAAAAACAATATTCAAGTCGTTGTTGAACCAGCTGCTAGTACATCTAATTTAGCAGCTGATAGATGTATGTTACAAAACCCTACTGAGATttgtaaccctaattttgacttggatcatgctCTCTTTTCATCTTCTTCTACAACACCTAATATGGTTTCTATTCTTCGTCCGTTCACTTGTTCTTTTGGTCAAGAACAATTAAAGAGCAACAACCCTCCTATATTGTCATGGCCCAAGTTTGAACCTCGAAAGAGATTTCATATAGACGATTTGGATAACCATGAAAAGGGTTATGCCGCACAAGTTCTTGAGCCAAATTCGATTAGTTCAAAGAAAGATACTCTTCATAGGGAGGTTTGTTTTACAGGTAACTTAAATTCACGTGTTAGAAAAAGATATGAGACGACAGTACCTATCTTTAAAAAAAATCATGATGAACATGATGGTTTGATCTACAAGAAAAGGCGAATAGATGATGATAATGTGCAGTTTTTCTTTTTTAATAACGTGAATAATAACTTGGTAACTGGCGATGAAAATGAACCAGTTGTGTCCCTGAAATGTAGCCCAGTTTCTACTTTAGAGAATTTGGATCTTGAGCTGAGGCTCGGTGATCGGACTTAA